From Rhodothermales bacterium:
CGCCCGTTCACACGAATGCAACTGCTGGATCGAGTATGGGACATTCAGTACGAGGGCTACGATCGCACCGTCGACTCGCACGTTCAGCGGCTGCGATCCAAGATAGAGCCGGACCCGGGAAACCCCATATTCATTCGGACCGTCTGGGGCGTGGGATATAAGTTTCAGGAAGAAGAGTAGCGGTGGCAGCTTCGCACCAGAACGAATCCGGCACACGATGGTGGCGCAAAACCGTCTTCTGGAAGGTGGCTGCGTTTCTTGTTGGCGTGCAAGTACTTATAGGTGTTCTGGCTGTAGGGCTGAGTGCCTATTTTGCCTACGAAGAGAGTCTTGACCTGGTAGAGAACAGCCTCCGCCTGCGAGTCGACGGTCTTGCAGAGGAAATCGAACGACGCGTACCTGACCTGACTTCCGGCCCCACCTCTCTGCCTCTTCCGCTCGCGAACGATCTCGCCACGCGGTTTCCCGATCCCATCGTACTGGTGGACCAGGAAGGAAACGTCATCCGCACGATTCGACCCGACCCGCGGGTGTTCGGCGGCGGCGAGACTTCTGGCGACGCACCGCTTCCTGCGGATCTCGCGACGAAGCTCGAGTCCGGCGATGTGGTGATACAGATCAGTCCGTCGAATGGCAATTCCTACGGGGTGGCTCCGCTGTTCGATGCAGCCGGGTTTCGGGTCGGTGGAGTGGTCGTCATTCCTCTCGACCGTTCGGTAGACCGCGAACTCGAAGAGACCGTCAGTGCACTCCGGCGCGCCGCGCTTGCGGTAGCGCTATTGGCCGGACTGGTCGCCATCATGATAGGGGGAGTTCTGACGTGGGCGATCATCCGCCCCATCCGACTCATGACGTCGAGTGTCGAGCGGATCGGGCTGGGGAATTATGCAGAACGTCTCGATAGCGCGCGTGACGACGAGTTCGGCCGGCTGTCGCAGTCGATCAACATGATGGCTGAAAAGGTCGAAGAGAGCTTCAACTCACTCGTCGCTACCGATCGCCTTCGACGAGATCTCGTGGCCAACATCGGTCATGACTTGCGGACGCCACTGGGTGGCATCCTGGGTCATATTGAAGAGGCGCGTCGTCACCTGCAGTCGGGCGATGTCGACGCTAGTCGCACATCTCTGGACTCAGCCGACCGGCAGGTCGGATATGTCACGCGTCTCGTTGAAGATCTGTTCGAGCTGTCGCTCCTGGATAGTGACGTGCCACCGTTACGACTCGAGCCGGTCCCGATGGGCGAGCTCGTTCAGCAAGCCGCAGACGGGCAGCGCGGCCTGTTCGCGATTGACGACACGCACTTCGAGGTCGAGATTCAGCCAGGGTTGCCGGTGGTAGACGCGGACGGGACGAGGTTATTGAGGTTGTTACAGAACCTGCTCGATAATGCGAGAAAACATGCCGCGGCAGGCGGGCTCGTCTCGATGACGGCCCGATTTCAGGATCATGCCGTGGAGGTGTCGGTCACCGACGACGGATCCGGAATAGCCAGCGACGCGATAGAGCATCTCTTCGATCGATACTATCAGGGAAACACGGCGAGAACGCGAACGGGAGAGGGTACGGGTCTTGGGCTCGCGATCAGTCGCGCCATCGCAGAAGCGCACGGCGGGAAGCTCACGGTGTTCAGCGAGACCGGATCGGGTACGACATTCCGTTTCATCCTACCGATCGACCGCAGGGCGGAAGTCTGACGCGCCCACACAAAAAGAGCCCGGCAGATTGGTCTCCGCCGGGCTCCGTTCGAGATCGCGATTTCCGTCACTTGATCGTAACTGACTTCGGCTTGCTTTCTTCTGCCTTCGGAATCCTGATCGAGAGGACGCCGTCTTCATACGTCGCTTCGATCTTCGAGGAGTCGACGGTCTTCGGCAGATCAAACGATCGATAGAACCGACCGAACCGTCGCTCGACCCGGACGAAGTTGGCGTCTTCGCCGACCGTCTGCTCGTTGCGGGTACCGCTGACAGTAACCGAGCCGTCCTGGAAATTCACCTCGAGATCTTCCTTCTTCATGCCCGGCACATCGAGATGAACCAGGTACGCGTTCTCGGATTCCGCGAGGTCCACACGTGGCGTCCACACGGCTTGCTCGGAATCGCCGTTCGCTTTCGGTAGGAAGCTGTCGAACATCCTGTCGATTTCGCGCTGCAGCGAACGGACCTCAGTGGTGGGGGAGAAACGAATAAGGCTTGTCATGTCTTTATCCTCCATAATTGGGTTCAGTTTGTAGCCGGAGTTTCGCGCTCTTTTCGGCCGAATCTCTAGTGGAGGATGATCAATCGATGTGCCAATCCGCTTTCTGTGCCAGATCGTCCGCGCCCGGGCGGGGACGCGTGCAGAAGTGGCGGTCCGCTCCGCATATTTGACACGGCGTGTGACGATCTTGTCGGTCGGGACGTACCCGACACGTCAGTATGACGTAGAGTCTACTCGTCCGTTGCAGCCGGGAGAACCTTGCCTTCGGCCTTGCCGAAGCCGATGCGGTAGCCCTCTCCCCGGGCCCAACCCGTCATGATAACGGAGTCGCCATCCTGAATGAACGTTCGCGTCTGGCCGTCCGAGAGGGTGAGCGGCTTGCTTCCTCTCCAGGTGCGTTCCAGCAGACTTCCAAAACTCTCTTCCGTCGGTCCGCTTATGGTGCCCGACCCCATGAGATCCCCCGGTCGTGTGTTGCAGCCGTTCACGGTATGATGGGCGAGCTGCTGAACGATGTCCCAGTACAGATAGCGGGAGTTGGAGCGTGTAACGACCATCGATTGTCCGTCAGCCGCCTGCAGGGTCACCTCGAGGTCGACGTCGTAGGCGTACCGGCCTGGCGATTGCAGGTAGGGCAGTGGCACCGGGTCTTGCACAGGCCCTTCCCGACGAAAGGGCTCCAGCGCCTCAAGCGTGACAACCCAGGGCGAAATCGTTGTGCCAAAACTCTTTCCGAGAAACGGTCCCAGCGGTACGTACTCCCACTTCTGGATATCGCGGGCGCTCCAGTCGTTGATGATCACCATGCCGAAGATGTGATCTGATGCGCGTGCTACAGGGATCTGCGTTCCGAGCGGATTCCCGGTACCAACGAAGAAACCCATCTCCAGCTCGTAGTCGAGCAACCGCGATGGACCGTACGTCGGAGGGCCGTCGTCGGGCTTGAGTTGCCCTCGCGGACGCACGATATCCGTACCACTGACGACCACGCTGCTTGCCCTACCGTGGTAACCGACGGGCAGGTGCAGCCAGTTCGGTTGAAGAGCATTCTCCTTCCCGCGAAACATGGTTCCGACATTGGTGGCGTGTTCTCGAGACGAATAGAAGTCCGTGTAGTCCCCGATCTCGACGGGCAACTCCATCGTCACTTCGTCCTGAGGGACCAGCACTTTTTCCTGCAACGTCGCGTCGTCGCGCAGTGTGGGATTTGCGCTGTCCAGCAGATCCATCAACTGAGCCCGGATCTCTGCCCATCGGTTCTTTCCCAGTGACATGAATCGGTTAAGTGAGTGTGTTTGAAAGGGAGACGTCGCCTTGACGAGGTCACCTGCCAGGAGGTCCGACTGTTCTGCAAGGCTGCAGTCAAACACGTAGTCGCCGATCGCGACACCGATGTGACGTTCCGAATCTCCCAACCGTCGGAAAACGCCATACGGAAGATTCTGAATGGGGAAGTGCGAGTCTTTCTCCACCTCTACGAACGATGATCTTTCGGCAAGCGGCTTGTCGGGCATGGGTGGTTGATGTTAAGGTGTGAGTCGTACGAGTCCGAGACCAAGCAGGTCATTCCTGGGGTCATCGAAGCTGCAGCTGCCAAATGAAACGGCCAGTTTATCCCGTGTCTGCTTGATATCCTCAATCGAGACATTATGCCCTTTGAAGAGCAGTCCGTCGCCTGCCGAATCTATTTCCGGTGGGCTTGATGTTACGAGCAGTTCGGTCAGTCGATCCGGGCTGAGGTTGTGCCGGGACGCGACAATTGCTCCAACGAACACATTCAGAAAACCGTGCATGTCGGTGCCGACGTCTGCGCTGAAGTGGTAGAGCGGATGATGCAGTCCTGCCGTGGCCTTGAACGGCACATGATGATCACGACACTCGCAGACGAACCGTGCCACGTCCCGCGCGGCGGGCACAGCGTCCGGGGTTACGCCACCGGTTCTGATCTTCAGGCCAAGGTGCAGGTCACCGTGTCGTTGACGGAGATCAGATACGACCTGCGCCGACGTGCGCGGGTCTCTGGCGGCCGGGACGAGCTCAACAAAATACTCGGCCGTATTTCTATCAAGTGCGCCGTCGACGAGGTGCTCCAGGTTGCGCTCGAGGGAGGCTTTTGTTTCAGCAACAGCCGCCGGGAGTTTCAGCTCAAAGGTGTCGGCTGTGGCTAGTCCAGCCATACTCCGGTTGAACGCGTCTGCCGTCTGTAGCGTGCCGGTGCAGTCAGAGCGCCATGCGGCTTCGGTCGTGGCAGGCGGGCCAAGAACAGAAATGCGAACGCCTCCGCACGATTCAAAAAGATATGCGTACTTCGTCAGATCGGGAAGCCGGCTTACCGGACACACGAACGACCGCAGCATCCACCGGTCGATCCCGGTGAGGTATTGTCCGAAGTAGCGGACAGACGTGTCGAAATCCAGGCTTGCCGGCGGAAAAAGACCGGCGTAGTCGATCAACCGGTCGAGCAGGGCCCTGACCGGTTCGGAGGTGGGTTCGACTTGCATATATCTGGATTTCCTGGACATTACGGGCGCAAGATAGGATGCCGAGAGCCGTTCCACGTGCTCGTTTCGGGCTACTTGAGGCGGGTCTCGAACTCTTGGCGAAATATTTGAAACAAGTGAATGGTGGTCTTACTTTCAATTGACTGTGGCTTTTCCGGGCATGCAAGGCGACTGAAGCATAGTCTTGCTGCACCTGTCTAGCAATTCTGAGTTTGAACGACATAGAGACATAGAAACGAGGCGGAAAACATGAAGAGGATGCCATTCGTGCTCGCGCTGCTTGTTGGCTTTGTGATGCTGGCAGGCGCCGACGGCTGTTCCAGCGATCCAAACGTAGAGGGTGCGAAGCTGGACCTGAGAAACAAGGACTACGATCGAGCGCTTGAGAATCTGGAAACGGCGATTGCAAGCAACCCGGACAATGCGGAAGCCCACAAGCTGAAGGGAGACGTGTTGCAGGAGAAGGCTGCGATAGTGACCGATATCGCGGAGCATTCGAGTATGGTTGATCAGATGATCACGGCGTACGGGCGTGCAACCGAGCTTGGACTGGACGTTTCGAGAGAAATGGCCCTCGCGTACTACAAGGAGTTCGATCTGGGTGGCAAGGCCTTCAATCGCGGGCGCGACAACAAGGACGCCTACGTTGATGCAGCCGGCTTCTTCCGCAATGCGACGAAGATCTACCCGGACTCATCTGGTCCGTATGTCAATATGGCCTATTCGCTGATCAACTCGGGCAACCTGACGGAGGCGGTTGCTCCGTTCGAGAAGGCAGTTCAGATGGGTGACAAGGACGCACAGACCTATGTGTTTCTTGCCGACCTCTACAACCAGTCCGATCGTTCGAACGACGCGGTAGCGCTCCTGGAAAAGGCTTCCGCGATGTTTCCCGACAACACCGACATTCAGGCGCAGCTGCTGAACGCCTTCCAGGCAAGCGGCCAGATCGATCGGGCGATGGCGAAGTACGAGGAGCAGATCGCGAGCGACCCCGACAACAAGCTGTATCGATACAACTACGGATCGTTGCTGCTTCAAGCGGAAGACTTCGGCAAGGCCATTGAGAATCTGACACGAGCCGTGGAACTCGATCCCGAATACGGAAACGCGTTCTACAACCTCGGTGCCGCCTACGTCAACCAGGCCGTCGAGTATTCGGAGGAAATCAATAGCATCGACGACGAGCTGAGAAGCAATCGCGACAACATGTCGGCTGCGGACATCAGCGCAAAAGAAGCTCGCATGGAAGAACTTGCCGAGACGCGCCGCGTCAGTTTCGCGGAGGCCATCGGACCGCTCGAGCGAGCCAAGGAGTTGACAGAAGCGAAGGGCGAGGATCTGACGGCCATCTGCATGGCACTTTTCTCCGCCTATGTGCAGACGGATCAGGAGGACATGGCGAAGTCGGTTCAGTCCTGCGCAGGCTACGAGGATATGTAATTCGTTTTACTTATCACGCGATGAGCCCGGATTTCAGGTTGGAATCCGGGCTCTTCAGTTTAGCGGTCCTGGACGGGGAAGGCGCACCCGTCAACCATTCAAATAAACGCCCGGAACGACACTGACATGAACAAAAGCGACGCGAAATTTGGGTTCGGTACTCTTGCGATTCACGCCGGCCAGCGGCCGGATCCGGCAACCGGCGCGATCATGACGCCGATCTTCCAGAGTTCGACCTACGTTCAGTCTGCGCCCGCCGAGCATCTGGGGTACGAATATGCGCGGGTGAGCAATCCCACGCGAACGGCCCTCGAAGGGAATCTCGCGGCGCTCGAAAACGCCCGCCACGGAATCTGTTTTGCGTCGGGAGTCGCCGGTATGGACGCCATTGTCAAGTGCCTTCGACCGGGCGATCGCGTGGTCGGCAGCAACGACATGTACGGTGGTACGTTTCGGCTCTTCAGAGAAGTATTCGCACCGTTCGGGCTGCACTTCGACTTCGTTGACATGACGTCTCTTGAGAATGTCGAGGCAGCTCTCAAGCCGGACGTTCGCATGCTGTGGATCGAGACGCCAACGAATCCGCTAATGCGAATTGTCGACTTGGAGGCGATCTGCAGTCTGGCGAAAGATCGAGGCATTGACACGGCTGTCGATAACACGTTTGCGTCTCCCTATCTCCAACGACCTATCGACCTGGGCGCCGACCTGGTGTTGCACTCGACTACCAAGTATCTGGGTGGCCACTCTGATGTCATCGGGGGCGTCGTCTGCACGAACCGTGACGACTGGGAGGAGAGGCTAAGATTCCACATCAAGTCGTGTGGAGCGGTGCCGGGTCCCATGGATTGCTTTCTGACTCTTCGCGGCACGAAGACCCTCCATCTTCGCATGGAGCGACACTGCTCAAACGCTCATCGCATTGCGACCTACCTGGTCGATCATCCTCGCGTGGCCGATGTTCTGTACCCGGGCTTGCCGGATCATCCTGGTCATGCTATCGCAAAGCGCCAGATGAGCGACTTCGGCGGCATGCTCTCTTTTACCCTGAAGGACGACAGCATCGCTGCGGTGCGCAGGCTCCTGTCCGCAACGCGCGTATTCTCACTGGCGGAGAGCCTGGGCGGTGTTGAAAGCCTGATTGAACACCCGGCATCCATGACGCACGCGTCTGTGCCCGCCGAGGAGCGTCGCGCGGTAGGGCTGAGCGACTCCCTGATTCGTGCGTCCGTCGGGGTGGAGGATGTAGAGGACCTGCTGGGAGACCTGGATCAGGCCCTGGACGCTGTATAGGCGCCTGGCCTGATACGTACCGGCGGGCGACAGCTCCTAGTACGTCAGAAGATCCCGCATAGCGTTCAGAACGTCGTCATCCTGAGGGAGGACGGCTCGCTCAAGCGGATCCGCGAACGGTATCCAGCTAAACGCGCCCGCGAGTCTCTTCACTGGTGCGTCGAGCACATCGAATGCTTTGTCGGCGATTTGCGAGACGATCTCGGCACCAAACCCTGCGAATTCGTGGTCCTCGTACACAACCAGTGCGCGGCTGGTCTTTCGGACCGACGCGAGAATGGCGTCCGAGTCCAGTGGAACCATCGTTCGGATGTCGATGACCTCAACCGAATACCCTTCCTTCTCGAGAAGCTTCGCGGCGTTGACAGACTTGTGTAGCATCATGCCATATGAAACCACGGTCAGATCCGTCCCTTCCCTGACGATCGCGGCCTTTCCGAACGGGAGGAGGTACTCCGGATGCGGTTCTGCAGTCCGAGCGGCGGCTGCGCGATACAGCGCCTTGTGCTCGAGGAACAGCACGGGATCACGCCCGCGAATCGCTGCCTTCAGCAAGCCCTTTGCGTCGGCTGCGTTCGACGGCATTGCTACCTTGAAGCCTGGTGTGTGTCCAAAGAACGCCTCGATGTTCTGCGAGTGGCACAGACCGCCGTGGATGTACCCTCCGCACGGAACGCGGATCACCATCGGGCACTCCCAGTCTCCGTTGGAGCGGTAACGAAACGGACCGACCTGATTGCGCAGCTGTTGCATGGCCGGCCAGATGTAGTCGGCAAACTGAATCTCGATGACGGGTGTGTGGCCCGACGCTGCCAGTCCTACGGCCGTCCCGACGATGGAAGCTTCCGCAAGCGGTGAGTTAAAGCACCGATCGTCGCCGAATCGCTGTGTCAGATTCCGGGTGGCGGTGAACACGCCTCCCTTGTTGCCGGCCACATCTTCGCCATACACGATGACTTTCTCGTCGCGCTCCATCTCTTCAACGAGCGCGTGGTTGATGGCATCCACCATGACCGTCGGCTCGCCCGCCCAATTCTCGTCGGTGGTCTCGAAGTCGAGATCCAGAGTCCCCTCGAAAAACACGTGCTGCGTTGCCGTCTCAGGCGCAGGGTCTGGTTGTGCTTCGGCCCATCTGGTATCCGCGTCGATCTGAACGGAGACCTCCTTGCGCAGGTCCAGAATCTTCTCTTCCGTAAGTATGCCCGCCTCCGTGAGATGCATTTCCATACGGGCTATCGGATCGACACCCCAATCCCGTTCGAGCTCCTCCTCGCTGCGGTACTTCGTTTGATCGTCGGACGACGAATGTGGCAGAAGGCGGACTACGTCGGCGACGAGGCAGAAAGGGCCGTTCCCAGTCCGAATATGTTGAATCGCGGCCTGTGCGACGCTGGCTGTCTTGAAGAAATCCGTGCCATCGACGCGTGCCCGCGCCATCCCCTCGTACCCTCGGGCCAACTTGTATGCGGTGCCGCCGGCCGTCTGGTCGTGTGACGGGACAGAGATTGCGTACTTGTTGTCCTGAACGAAGAAGAGCACCGGCGCTTTTAGTCGCGCAGCCCAGTTAAGGGCTTCGTGAAAGTCACCCTGGGATGTCGCTCCATCTCCGCACGAGCAGTAGACGAACGCGTCAGTTTGACTTCGCAGGATTGACATGCCAAAACCCAGCGCCGGCAGGAATTGTGCTCC
This genomic window contains:
- a CDS encoding winged helix-turn-helix domain-containing protein; this encodes RPFTRMQLLDRVWDIQYEGYDRTVDSHVQRLRSKIEPDPGNPIFIRTVWGVGYKFQEEE
- a CDS encoding HAMP domain-containing histidine kinase yields the protein MAASHQNESGTRWWRKTVFWKVAAFLVGVQVLIGVLAVGLSAYFAYEESLDLVENSLRLRVDGLAEEIERRVPDLTSGPTSLPLPLANDLATRFPDPIVLVDQEGNVIRTIRPDPRVFGGGETSGDAPLPADLATKLESGDVVIQISPSNGNSYGVAPLFDAAGFRVGGVVVIPLDRSVDRELEETVSALRRAALAVALLAGLVAIMIGGVLTWAIIRPIRLMTSSVERIGLGNYAERLDSARDDEFGRLSQSINMMAEKVEESFNSLVATDRLRRDLVANIGHDLRTPLGGILGHIEEARRHLQSGDVDASRTSLDSADRQVGYVTRLVEDLFELSLLDSDVPPLRLEPVPMGELVQQAADGQRGLFAIDDTHFEVEIQPGLPVVDADGTRLLRLLQNLLDNARKHAAAGGLVSMTARFQDHAVEVSVTDDGSGIASDAIEHLFDRYYQGNTARTRTGEGTGLGLAISRAIAEAHGGKLTVFSETGSGTTFRFILPIDRRAEV
- a CDS encoding Hsp20/alpha crystallin family protein codes for the protein MTSLIRFSPTTEVRSLQREIDRMFDSFLPKANGDSEQAVWTPRVDLAESENAYLVHLDVPGMKKEDLEVNFQDGSVTVSGTRNEQTVGEDANFVRVERRFGRFYRSFDLPKTVDSSKIEATYEDGVLSIRIPKAEESKPKSVTIK
- the fahA gene encoding fumarylacetoacetase; its protein translation is MPDKPLAERSSFVEVEKDSHFPIQNLPYGVFRRLGDSERHIGVAIGDYVFDCSLAEQSDLLAGDLVKATSPFQTHSLNRFMSLGKNRWAEIRAQLMDLLDSANPTLRDDATLQEKVLVPQDEVTMELPVEIGDYTDFYSSREHATNVGTMFRGKENALQPNWLHLPVGYHGRASSVVVSGTDIVRPRGQLKPDDGPPTYGPSRLLDYELEMGFFVGTGNPLGTQIPVARASDHIFGMVIINDWSARDIQKWEYVPLGPFLGKSFGTTISPWVVTLEALEPFRREGPVQDPVPLPYLQSPGRYAYDVDLEVTLQAADGQSMVVTRSNSRYLYWDIVQQLAHHTVNGCNTRPGDLMGSGTISGPTEESFGSLLERTWRGSKPLTLSDGQTRTFIQDGDSVIMTGWARGEGYRIGFGKAEGKVLPAATDE
- a CDS encoding tetratricopeptide repeat protein, which gives rise to MKRMPFVLALLVGFVMLAGADGCSSDPNVEGAKLDLRNKDYDRALENLETAIASNPDNAEAHKLKGDVLQEKAAIVTDIAEHSSMVDQMITAYGRATELGLDVSREMALAYYKEFDLGGKAFNRGRDNKDAYVDAAGFFRNATKIYPDSSGPYVNMAYSLINSGNLTEAVAPFEKAVQMGDKDAQTYVFLADLYNQSDRSNDAVALLEKASAMFPDNTDIQAQLLNAFQASGQIDRAMAKYEEQIASDPDNKLYRYNYGSLLLQAEDFGKAIENLTRAVELDPEYGNAFYNLGAAYVNQAVEYSEEINSIDDELRSNRDNMSAADISAKEARMEELAETRRVSFAEAIGPLERAKELTEAKGEDLTAICMALFSAYVQTDQEDMAKSVQSCAGYEDM
- a CDS encoding cystathionine gamma-synthase, producing the protein MNKSDAKFGFGTLAIHAGQRPDPATGAIMTPIFQSSTYVQSAPAEHLGYEYARVSNPTRTALEGNLAALENARHGICFASGVAGMDAIVKCLRPGDRVVGSNDMYGGTFRLFREVFAPFGLHFDFVDMTSLENVEAALKPDVRMLWIETPTNPLMRIVDLEAICSLAKDRGIDTAVDNTFASPYLQRPIDLGADLVLHSTTKYLGGHSDVIGGVVCTNRDDWEERLRFHIKSCGAVPGPMDCFLTLRGTKTLHLRMERHCSNAHRIATYLVDHPRVADVLYPGLPDHPGHAIAKRQMSDFGGMLSFTLKDDSIAAVRRLLSATRVFSLAESLGGVESLIEHPASMTHASVPAEERRAVGLSDSLIRASVGVEDVEDLLGDLDQALDAV
- a CDS encoding tungsten formylmethanofuran dehydrogenase translates to MLSARDFEADQLVSVYRTMLTSRRLDQKMLTLLKQGKGFFHIGSSGHEAAQAAVALYARPGYDWFSTYYRDLCTALSLGMTSRETLLAHLAKADDPNSGGRQMAEHFGSREKHVMTTSSSVGAQFLPALGFGMSILRSQTDAFVYCSCGDGATSQGDFHEALNWAARLKAPVLFFVQDNKYAISVPSHDQTAGGTAYKLARGYEGMARARVDGTDFFKTASVAQAAIQHIRTGNGPFCLVADVVRLLPHSSSDDQTKYRSEEELERDWGVDPIARMEMHLTEAGILTEEKILDLRKEVSVQIDADTRWAEAQPDPAPETATQHVFFEGTLDLDFETTDENWAGEPTVMVDAINHALVEEMERDEKVIVYGEDVAGNKGGVFTATRNLTQRFGDDRCFNSPLAEASIVGTAVGLAASGHTPVIEIQFADYIWPAMQQLRNQVGPFRYRSNGDWECPMVIRVPCGGYIHGGLCHSQNIEAFFGHTPGFKVAMPSNAADAKGLLKAAIRGRDPVLFLEHKALYRAAAARTAEPHPEYLLPFGKAAIVREGTDLTVVSYGMMLHKSVNAAKLLEKEGYSVEVIDIRTMVPLDSDAILASVRKTSRALVVYEDHEFAGFGAEIVSQIADKAFDVLDAPVKRLAGAFSWIPFADPLERAVLPQDDDVLNAMRDLLTY